One window from the genome of Holophagales bacterium encodes:
- a CDS encoding response regulator, whose translation MARLSPPTVVFLDIRMPGASGFDLVEKIPSGTRVVFVTAYSEYALRAFEANASTT comes from the coding sequence ATCGCCCGGCTCTCTCCCCCGACGGTCGTCTTCCTCGACATCCGGATGCCGGGCGCGAGCGGCTTCGACCTCGTCGAGAAGATCCCCTCCGGGACCCGCGTCGTCTTCGTGACCGCCTACAGCGAGTACGCGCTCCGCGCCTTCGAGGCGAACGCCTCGACTACCTGA
- a CDS encoding amidohydrolase family protein has protein sequence MAWRSFSEVRSWPRVAAAVKKARPGEWILGRGWHQKEWSSPPEPNVEGFPLHASLSAASPSNPVLLSHASGHAAFVNAAALVRGAASGATRNRPREATS, from the coding sequence GTGGCCTGGCGGTCCTTCTCGGAGGTGCGCTCGTGGCCACGCGTCGCCGCAGCCGTCAAGAAGGCCCGCCCCGGCGAGTGGATCCTGGGGCGCGGCTGGCACCAGAAGGAGTGGAGCTCGCCCCCCGAGCCGAACGTCGAGGGGTTTCCGCTCCACGCCAGTCTCAGCGCGGCCTCCCCGTCGAACCCGGTCCTTCTCTCTCACGCCAGCGGGCACGCGGCCTTCGTGAACGCCGCGGCGCTCGTGCGCGGCGCGGCGTCGGGCGCGACACGAAATCGCCCGCGGGAGGCGACATCCTGA
- a CDS encoding histidine kinase translates to MVTELSEFFRYSLLHARSGEIPLEAELEAIRSYLAIQKIRFEERLEVTWEVSAEASAARLPGFLVHPLVENAVKHGMETSPMPLRIGIAARLSGRRLVVEVTNSGRLAPNGTCEGTGTGLANVRERLAHHFPGRHAFTIAEEKDLVVARLELDTEAP, encoded by the coding sequence ATGGTGACCGAGCTGTCGGAGTTCTTCCGCTACTCGCTCCTCCACGCCCGCTCGGGCGAGATCCCTCTCGAGGCCGAGCTGGAGGCCATCCGCAGCTACCTCGCCATACAGAAGATCCGCTTCGAGGAGCGGCTCGAGGTGACCTGGGAGGTCTCCGCGGAGGCGTCGGCCGCCCGCCTTCCCGGGTTCCTGGTCCACCCGCTCGTCGAGAACGCGGTGAAGCACGGCATGGAGACGAGCCCGATGCCGCTCCGGATCGGGATCGCGGCACGCCTGTCCGGGCGCCGCCTCGTCGTGGAGGTGACGAACAGCGGGAGGCTCGCGCCGAACGGGACGTGCGAGGGGACCGGCACCGGCCTCGCGAACGTCCGCGAGCGGCTCGCGCACCACTTCCCCGGCCGGCACGCCTTCACGATCGCCGAAGAGAAGGACCTCGTCGTGGCCCGGCTCGAGCTCGACACGGAGGCGCCGTGA
- a CDS encoding nuclear transport factor 2 family protein: MISAPGPNPTTRADAKALLALLEVVVKRALVLLAAIVLLALLLVPLLATAAPPEEADAAVRAPVEAYLRGHATGDGEEWRKAFHPSAMVTGVRDGKLVSMTAPDFVSRAAGKPPADEAQRKRRIVSIDVAGDAALAKVELDYPKVFFVDYLSLLRIDGEWKIAQKTYTGTSKKAP; the protein is encoded by the coding sequence ATGATCAGCGCACCCGGACCGAATCCCACGACCCGCGCGGACGCGAAGGCCCTGCTGGCCCTCCTGGAGGTCGTCGTGAAGAGAGCGCTCGTCCTGCTCGCCGCCATCGTTCTCCTCGCCCTTCTCCTCGTGCCTCTCCTGGCGACGGCGGCCCCTCCGGAAGAGGCCGACGCGGCGGTCCGGGCGCCGGTCGAGGCCTACCTGCGCGGTCACGCGACGGGCGACGGCGAGGAGTGGCGGAAGGCCTTCCACCCTTCGGCCATGGTCACGGGCGTGAGGGACGGCAAGCTCGTCTCGATGACCGCGCCCGACTTCGTGTCGCGGGCCGCCGGAAAGCCGCCCGCCGACGAGGCGCAGCGCAAACGCCGGATCGTCTCGATCGACGTGGCGGGCGACGCGGCCCTCGCGAAGGTGGAGCTCGACTACCCGAAAGTCTTCTTCGTCGACTACCTCTCACTCCTGAGGATCGACGGCGAGTGGAAGATCGCCCAGAAGACCTACACCGGCACCTCGAAGAAGGCGCCGTGA
- a CDS encoding LytTR family transcriptional regulator, with the protein MRQTRLPAGRARLLRGGHRRRPDDARRAKPREWERSSSRPRHFLRVHRSTIVNVDHVERIEPGFKAGSG; encoded by the coding sequence GTGCGGCAGACTCGTCTGCCTGCGGGCCGCGCGCGACTCCTCCGAGGCGGTCACCGCCGACGGCCGGACGACGCTCGTCGGGCGAAGCCTCGCGAGTGGGAGAGGAGCTCCTCCCGCCCCCGCCACTTCCTGAGGGTCCACCGGTCGACGATCGTGAACGTCGATCACGTGGAGCGGATCGAGCCTGGGTTCAAGGCGGGTTCCGGGTGA